One window from the genome of Hydra vulgaris chromosome 02, alternate assembly HydraT2T_AEP encodes:
- the LOC136076135 gene encoding uncharacterized protein LOC136076135, translating to MKEKMFKYFSANSTRKYIDVLDEMVNKYNNTRHSSIKMTPVKASDEKNKNIVWLNLNENARSESYTDPPTYKIADNNGEEIQGTFYEQELQKTNQEIFRIEKVIRKLKNKSLVKWYGYPESFNSWIDNKELIDLSDP from the exons atgaaagagaaaatgttcaaatactttTCAGCTAATTCTACTAGAAAATATATTGACGTCttagatgaaatggtaaataaatacaacaacacaagacattcttcaattaaaatgacacCAGTTAAAGCTAGTGATGAAAAGAATAAGAATATTGTTTGGTTAAACTTGAACGAAAATGCACGATCAGAGTCT TACACAGATCCTCCAACTTATAAAATAGCTGACAATAATGGTGAAGAAATACAAGgaactttttatgaacaagaactgcaaaaaacgaatcaagaaatatttagaattgaaaaagtgATTCGcaaactcaaaaataaatcaCTAGTAAAGTGGTATGGATATCCTGAATCGTTTAACTCATGGATTGACAATAAAGAATTGATAGATCTTTCAGATCCATAA
- the LOC100199534 gene encoding uncharacterized protein LOC100199534, which translates to MFYWLGIAFLLTCPKVAQLNHAEYDQQTEYDPELSMLVMQDDNDIYSDENNKDDVREYNEYMSEFNKNLMKKKAIIRNSGKHQYLTEVKTKHKKDFIGRNSPKFKRRVTPRKTTAPSYSNLKNLDHFEEAKLVIDNKSTEPELHNHLIVPNAYQLVTRTSELNEKNKVHQSDNIAIASVTEDNNVSKEEELVQSVNPQDVFLEPSIINKTDKNRTRPHSSPAYHIHVVEVTNENTFLHKLNSSSFIVLIVCCCVAGVAAIVLTGYCWFKFGNDSGTKVASGSDYKKVKKENYNQLKKTPGDETLAENAKMFHYIHQKKQMQQLSKNSSENQDNSANNTDDEDDENTVYECPGLAPPGDMKVVNPMFSDSENYPSSKCGSNPESPPPPYADLPMETPTNN; encoded by the exons ATGTTTTATTGGTTAGGCATTGCGTTTTTGTTGACTTGTCCAAAAG tcGCTCAACTCAACCATGCTGAATACGATCAACAAACAGAATATGATCCGGAGTTGTCAATGCTAGTGATGCAAGATGATAATGATATATATAGTGATGAAAATAATAAGGATGATGTTCGCGAATATAATGAATATATGAGTGAATTTAATAAGaatcttatgaaaaaaaaagccatAATACGGAATTCTGGAAAGCATCAATATCTTACTGAAGTAAAAACAAAGCATAAAAAGGACTTCATTGGCCGAAACTctccaaaatttaaaaggagAGTCACTCCAAGAAAAACAACAGCACCGTcatatagtaatttaaaaaatttagatcatTTTGAGGAAGCTAAACTGgtaattgataataaaagtACAGAGCCAGAGTTGCATAACCATCTGATTGTTCCAAATGCCTATCAACTAGTGACAAGGACTTCTGAATTGAATGAGAAAAATAAGGTGCATCAATCTGATAATATTGCTATTGCTTCAGTAACTGAAGACAACAATGTTTCTAAAGAGGAAGAACTTGTTCAAAGTGTTAACCCACAGGATGTTTTTCTTGAACCTAGTATTATCAATAAAACTGACAAAAATAGAACCAGACCACATAGTAGCCCAGCCTATCATATTCATGTTGTAGAAGTTACAAatgaaaatacatttttacataaactgaATTCAAGTTCATTTATAg tcTTGATTGTTTGTTGTTGTGTGGCTGGAGTTGCTGCTATTGTCTTGACAGGTTACTGCTGGTTCAA aTTCGGTAATGATAGTGGAACTAAAGTGGCTTCTGGTTCAGActataaaaaagtgaaaaaagaaaactataacCAACTAAAGAAA actCCAGGTGATGAAACTTTAGCTGAAAATGCAAAGATGTTTCATTATAtacaccaaaaaaaacaaatgcagCAACTTAGCAA AAACTCTAGTGAAAATCAAGATAATAGTGCAAACAACactgatgatgaagatgatgaaaatACTGTTTATGAATGTCCCGGACTTGCTCCG cCAGGGGATATGAAGGTAGTCAATCCAATGTTCAGTGATTCTGAAAATTATCCGAGTAGTAAGTGCGGTAGTAATCCAGAAAGCCCTCCACCACCTTATGCGGATTTGCCTATGGAAACACCgactaataattaa